Proteins encoded together in one Ferroglobus placidus DSM 10642 window:
- a CDS encoding PRC-barrel domain-containing protein, with the protein MFARSLARKTVLLSDGTVLGTLHNINVDFRTGSLISLVVKPQNEVSGIEKVDGYYIIPFDSVKSISDYIVIDRKRLSR; encoded by the coding sequence ATGTTCGCAAGGTCTCTTGCAAGAAAGACCGTGCTTCTTTCCGACGGCACGGTTCTCGGAACTTTGCACAACATAAACGTAGACTTCAGAACAGGTTCGCTGATAAGCTTGGTTGTGAAACCGCAGAACGAAGTAAGCGGAATAGAAAAGGTTGACGGCTATTACATAATACCCTTCGATAGTGTGAAATCCATAAGTGACTACATAGTTATCGACAGGAAAAGGCTGAGCAGATGA
- a CDS encoding DUF1614 domain-containing protein, whose protein sequence is MRYFFPPLILPLFILFILLPFFALTFVLTTTQVFKTLFGISTLEALMIFSLIVIGSFVNIPVYKIEGREVVRRRSIFGIFYYYYVEKKQIVVAINVGGALIPSILALKVLLTLPILPTLLSIAIASILIYFFAKPIPGVGIAVPLFIPPLIALMCSFTIAQIFELNLLTLPKLAFVSGVFGSIIGADLMHLKDVEKIGSGVVSIGGAGTFDGIFLTGVFSVVFSFLLL, encoded by the coding sequence ATGAGATACTTTTTTCCCCCCTTAATTCTGCCCCTTTTTATCCTTTTCATCCTCTTACCTTTTTTTGCTTTGACTTTCGTCTTAACAACAACTCAGGTTTTCAAAACTCTCTTCGGAATTTCCACCCTCGAAGCCCTCATGATCTTTTCGCTCATCGTCATCGGAAGCTTCGTAAACATTCCCGTTTACAAAATCGAAGGAAGGGAAGTTGTCAGGAGAAGAAGTATTTTCGGAATTTTTTACTACTATTACGTGGAAAAGAAGCAGATAGTCGTGGCGATAAACGTTGGTGGTGCTTTAATTCCGTCGATCCTTGCCTTGAAAGTACTTCTAACTCTGCCAATTCTTCCGACTCTCCTCTCCATCGCAATAGCCTCCATTTTAATCTACTTCTTCGCAAAGCCAATTCCCGGAGTGGGAATTGCTGTCCCCCTCTTTATTCCTCCGCTGATAGCTCTCATGTGCTCCTTCACGATCGCTCAGATCTTCGAGTTGAATTTGCTCACACTTCCCAAACTCGCTTTCGTTTCGGGAGTTTTCGGATCTATTATCGGAGCGGATTTAATGCACTTGAAAGACGTTGAAAAGATCGGGAGTGGAGTCGTAAGCATAGGAGGAGCCGGAACGTTTGACGGAATTTTCCTAACGGGTGTGTTTTCTGTTGTATTCTCATTCCTACTGCTTTAG
- a CDS encoding acyl-CoA synthetase, with product MTDIMKYVVPKETWPDIIIPDEVQQYIGDRKELNLAEEILDRNIKEGRGRKVAIYFEDRRVTYRDLYRLSNKVANFLKEIGIEKYDRVGFRMRNMPEAVAVNFGIMKAGAIPVPLNPMWAKKEIVHVANNAEIKAIFVTGDDKTFKAVEESVPEFKTVEKVIVTEREDLKEPFISFNEVYEKSSKFDPVPLELGTPAVILYTSGTTGLPKGCVHFVENVLSSVYLVGKYVWKLTEDDVVGGPAPVSFAMGYGNGCLIPYFHGAATSIWPGFSVENFFRFVEEHGITVFSSLPTAYRMILANPNLDEYLKKYDLSSLRLCTGGGEALGAETAKKWQEKFGMPIYESLGATEMVHICISNTVAPKPVAGSIGWPVPGYTVRIVDPETGKDCQPDEVGNLYIKGPTGIRYWNHPTRPLDEKQKESVKNGWNVLGDFVRRDENGYIYFVSRDDDLIKSSGYRIGPDEIEQPLSQHPAVAECAVIGVPDPEGIRGQLVKAIIRLKEGYEPSEELKQDILKFLEQHIAKYKLPRIIEFTTEPLPRTATGKLLRRVLREREAQKQQQK from the coding sequence ATGACAGACATAATGAAGTATGTAGTGCCAAAGGAGACCTGGCCGGACATTATTATCCCGGACGAGGTGCAGCAGTACATAGGGGATAGAAAGGAGCTGAACCTGGCTGAGGAAATTCTCGACAGAAACATAAAGGAAGGAAGGGGAAGGAAAGTTGCCATATACTTCGAGGATAGAAGAGTGACTTACAGAGACCTCTACAGGCTGAGCAACAAGGTTGCCAACTTCCTCAAGGAAATTGGAATTGAAAAGTACGACAGAGTAGGTTTCAGAATGAGGAACATGCCAGAGGCTGTGGCGGTGAACTTCGGAATAATGAAAGCTGGAGCGATTCCCGTTCCTCTCAACCCGATGTGGGCTAAGAAAGAGATAGTGCATGTCGCAAACAACGCTGAGATAAAGGCTATTTTCGTAACCGGCGACGATAAGACGTTTAAGGCTGTTGAAGAGAGCGTTCCGGAATTTAAGACGGTCGAGAAGGTAATAGTTACGGAAAGAGAAGACCTCAAAGAGCCGTTTATTTCCTTCAACGAAGTTTACGAGAAGAGCAGCAAGTTTGATCCCGTTCCGCTCGAACTCGGAACTCCAGCTGTGATACTTTACACGAGCGGAACGACCGGATTACCGAAGGGCTGCGTGCACTTCGTTGAGAACGTGCTCTCGTCAGTTTACCTCGTAGGAAAGTACGTGTGGAAGCTCACTGAAGACGACGTCGTCGGAGGTCCGGCTCCAGTGAGCTTTGCCATGGGTTACGGAAACGGTTGCCTAATTCCGTACTTCCACGGAGCAGCCACGAGTATCTGGCCCGGATTCAGCGTTGAGAACTTCTTCCGCTTCGTGGAGGAGCATGGAATAACTGTCTTCAGCTCTCTGCCAACAGCCTACAGAATGATCTTAGCTAATCCGAACCTCGACGAGTACCTGAAGAAGTACGACCTTTCGAGCCTTAGGCTTTGCACCGGAGGAGGAGAAGCTCTCGGTGCCGAAACAGCAAAGAAGTGGCAGGAGAAGTTCGGAATGCCAATCTACGAATCTCTCGGAGCTACGGAAATGGTTCACATCTGCATAAGCAACACTGTCGCTCCTAAGCCAGTAGCTGGAAGCATCGGCTGGCCAGTTCCTGGCTACACAGTCAGGATCGTCGATCCTGAGACCGGTAAGGACTGTCAGCCGGACGAAGTGGGCAACTTGTACATAAAAGGTCCTACCGGCATAAGGTACTGGAACCATCCGACGAGACCTCTGGATGAGAAGCAGAAGGAGAGCGTTAAGAACGGATGGAACGTCCTCGGAGATTTCGTGAGAAGAGACGAGAACGGATACATCTACTTCGTATCGAGGGACGACGACCTCATCAAGTCTTCAGGATACAGAATAGGTCCAGACGAAATAGAGCAGCCGCTAAGCCAGCACCCGGCTGTGGCAGAGTGTGCAGTCATCGGAGTTCCGGATCCTGAGGGTATAAGAGGACAGCTCGTTAAGGCGATCATAAGGCTCAAAGAAGGATACGAGCCGAGCGAAGAGCTTAAGCAGGACATACTCAAGTTCCTCGAGCAGCACATAGCTAAGTACAAGCTACCAAGAATAATTGAATTTACCACCGAGCCCTTGCCAAGAACCGCGACAGGAAAACTGCTGAGAAGAGTTCTGAGAGAAAGAGAAGCTCAAAAGCAGCAGCAGAAGTAA